One Peterkaempfera bronchialis DNA window includes the following coding sequences:
- a CDS encoding nitrilase-related carbon-nitrogen hydrolase, whose amino-acid sequence MTSLFPHAATAPGPRRTVTAAVVQAAAPLFDTQAALARAEELIREAVLSHRAEVVVLPEAFLGGYPKGLDFGVTVGSRTPDGRELFRRYHAAAISVPGPEVDILAAVTRELGCHTVVGAVERRGGTLYCVALFFGPDGYLGLHRKLMPTAAERYLWGQGDGSTLPVVDTGSARLGAAICWENYMPLFRTAMYAKGVDLWCAPTVDDRDAWQATMRHIALEGRCFVLSASQYLRRDAVPSDLHPVQGEEPDTVLIGGGSVIVSPLGEVLAGPLRGGEGILAAELDLDDLARARFDFDPTGHYARPDVFTLHVDESARTAVTG is encoded by the coding sequence ATGACTTCCCTGTTCCCTCACGCCGCCACGGCCCCGGGTCCCCGCCGCACGGTGACCGCTGCCGTGGTGCAGGCGGCCGCCCCACTGTTCGACACGCAGGCCGCGCTGGCCCGCGCCGAGGAACTGATCCGCGAGGCCGTCCTGAGCCACCGGGCCGAGGTCGTGGTGCTGCCCGAGGCGTTCCTCGGCGGCTATCCCAAGGGCCTGGACTTCGGCGTCACCGTCGGCAGCCGCACCCCGGACGGCCGCGAACTGTTCCGCCGCTACCACGCCGCCGCCATCTCCGTCCCCGGCCCGGAGGTCGACATCCTGGCCGCCGTTACCCGGGAACTGGGCTGCCACACGGTCGTCGGCGCGGTGGAGCGGCGCGGCGGCACCCTGTACTGCGTCGCGCTCTTCTTCGGCCCCGACGGCTACCTGGGGCTGCACCGCAAGCTGATGCCGACCGCGGCGGAACGCTACCTGTGGGGCCAGGGCGACGGCTCCACCCTCCCGGTCGTCGACACCGGTAGCGCCCGGCTGGGGGCCGCCATCTGCTGGGAGAACTACATGCCGCTGTTCCGTACGGCGATGTACGCCAAAGGCGTCGACCTGTGGTGCGCACCGACCGTGGACGACCGCGACGCCTGGCAGGCGACCATGCGGCACATCGCACTGGAGGGGCGCTGCTTCGTCCTCAGCGCGAGCCAGTACCTGCGCCGCGACGCCGTCCCCTCCGACCTCCATCCGGTCCAGGGCGAAGAGCCCGACACCGTCCTGATCGGCGGCGGCTCGGTCATCGTCTCCCCGCTCGGCGAGGTCCTGGCCGGCCCGCTGCGCGGCGGCGAGGGCATCCTGGCCGCCGAACTCGACCTCGACGATCTGGCGCGCGCCCGCTTCGACTTCGACCCTACCGGCCACTACGCGCGCCCGGACGTCTTCACCCTCCACGTCGACGAGTCGGCCCGCACCGCCGTAACCGGCTGA
- a CDS encoding ABC transporter permease, producing MSVRTDSKPAQATATPVAARLAGRWSRVSWVDAAVAAAVLVILYVVLRAGHGTTVAFNTHHNLRVDTDPARLPYDAARSLLRMFAALALSIVFTFAYAYAAAKSRRLERILIPALDILQSVPVLGFLTVAVTGFIALFPGSLLGLECASVFAIFTSQAWNMTFGFYYSLTSLPRELDELSRSFGFTRWMRFWKVEAPAGVIALVWNGMMSFGGGWFFLVASEAISVNNQQYALPGIGSYAGAAIADGDLGKVGWAILAMAVMVIGVNILFWRPLTAWAEKFKNEQSEASEVQHSVVLDLLRRSHWPRLLGRPLRPVGRWLGVAGRVFGRDDRALSVDRTRQRTGDLVFAVIAGGLILWGLVDLALYLHDRTGLGVFGQPLLLGLATLARVVVLVALATVVWVPIGVKIGFSPRLTRIAQPLVQLLASFPANFLFPLAVWFFLKTGLSINIGGTLLMALGAQWYILFNAIAGAMAIPSDLREAMDDLGVTGWQRWRRLIIPGIFPYYVTGGITASGGAWNASIVSEVVTFGGTALTATGLGAYIAEATEHGDYPHLLAGVAVMSLYVVGLNRLLWRRLYRLAEARYSL from the coding sequence ATGTCGGTCCGTACGGACAGCAAGCCTGCGCAGGCCACAGCCACGCCGGTGGCCGCGAGGCTGGCCGGGCGCTGGTCCCGGGTTTCCTGGGTGGACGCGGCGGTGGCCGCCGCCGTGCTGGTGATCTTGTATGTGGTGCTGCGTGCGGGACACGGCACGACCGTGGCCTTCAACACACACCACAACCTGCGCGTGGACACCGATCCGGCCCGGCTCCCCTATGACGCGGCCCGTTCGCTGCTGCGCATGTTCGCCGCGCTCGCACTGTCGATCGTCTTCACCTTCGCCTACGCCTATGCCGCGGCCAAGAGCAGGCGGTTGGAGCGGATCCTCATCCCGGCGCTGGACATCCTGCAGTCGGTACCGGTGCTGGGCTTCCTGACCGTGGCCGTGACCGGGTTCATCGCCCTGTTCCCCGGTTCGCTGCTGGGCCTGGAGTGCGCCTCGGTCTTCGCGATCTTCACCTCGCAGGCGTGGAACATGACGTTCGGCTTCTACTACTCGCTGACCTCCCTCCCCCGTGAACTCGACGAGCTGTCCCGCTCGTTCGGCTTCACCCGGTGGATGCGGTTCTGGAAGGTGGAGGCGCCGGCCGGGGTGATCGCCCTGGTCTGGAACGGCATGATGAGCTTCGGCGGCGGCTGGTTCTTCCTCGTCGCCTCCGAGGCGATCAGCGTCAACAACCAGCAGTACGCGCTGCCGGGGATCGGCTCCTACGCCGGCGCCGCGATCGCCGACGGAGACCTGGGCAAGGTCGGCTGGGCGATCCTGGCCATGGCCGTCATGGTCATCGGCGTGAACATCCTGTTCTGGCGCCCGCTGACCGCCTGGGCGGAGAAGTTCAAGAACGAGCAGTCCGAGGCGAGCGAGGTCCAGCACTCCGTCGTCCTGGACCTGCTGCGCCGGTCCCACTGGCCGCGGCTGCTCGGGCGGCCGCTGCGCCCGGTCGGGCGGTGGCTGGGGGTGGCGGGCCGGGTCTTCGGCCGCGACGACCGGGCGCTGTCCGTCGACCGCACCCGGCAGCGCACCGGCGACCTCGTCTTCGCCGTCATCGCGGGCGGGCTGATCCTGTGGGGCCTGGTCGACCTCGCCCTCTACCTCCATGACCGGACCGGGCTGGGGGTGTTCGGGCAGCCGCTCCTGCTGGGCCTGGCCACGCTCGCCCGCGTGGTGGTGCTGGTCGCGCTGGCCACCGTGGTCTGGGTGCCGATCGGCGTCAAAATCGGCTTCTCCCCGCGGCTGACCCGGATCGCGCAGCCGCTGGTGCAGCTCCTGGCGTCCTTCCCCGCCAACTTCCTCTTCCCGCTCGCGGTGTGGTTCTTCCTGAAGACCGGGCTGTCCATCAACATCGGCGGCACCCTGCTGATGGCGCTGGGCGCCCAGTGGTACATCCTGTTCAACGCCATCGCCGGTGCCATGGCCATCCCCTCCGACCTGCGCGAGGCCATGGACGACCTGGGCGTCACCGGCTGGCAGCGCTGGCGGCGGCTGATCATCCCCGGCATCTTCCCGTACTACGTCACCGGCGGGATCACCGCCTCCGGCGGCGCCTGGAACGCCTCGATCGTCTCCGAGGTCGTCACCTTCGGCGGTACCGCACTGACCGCCACGGGCCTGGGCGCCTACATCGCCGAAGCCACCGAACACGGCGACTACCCCCACCTGCTCGCCGGCGTCGCGGTCATGAGCCTGTATGTCGTCGGCCTCAACCGGCTGCTGTGGCGCCGCCTGTACCGGCTGGCCGAGGCCCGCTACTCCCTCTGA
- a CDS encoding ABC transporter ATP-binding protein: MVLNTLRHLRAERRARAGIAYLTADKARRPADGELLLETVGLTKSYAGADGELPVLSGIDLQVRAGEIVALLGRSGSGKSTLLRCLAGLVPASSGTVTYKGTPLTGANPGTAMVFQTFALLPWLTVQQNVELGLEAKGVPAVERADAARQAIDLIGLDGFESAYPKELSGGMRQRVGFARALVVEPDVLMMDEPFSALDVLTAENLRGELMELWESGQFPTRAIVLVTHNIEEAVLMADRIVVLGARPYGTIREVFDVGLNRPRDRNAPAFEELIDRVYRTMTGRQKETRTPGRHEPAALDRRSPANTPLPPASVDGLSGLAEMVLNRAGRCDLADLADELGLEIDDLMPQVDALDLLGFTTLSGDDLVLTGTGTAFAGADVQESKKIFANAVRNAPLVTLITKSLCQNPAGTLRAGFLRDLLAHHFTVEQVTRQLETATDWGRYAELYSYDAEPQEYRLNESDDTRHPAARGQH; the protein is encoded by the coding sequence ATGGTGCTGAACACCCTGCGCCACCTGCGCGCCGAGCGCCGGGCCCGGGCCGGCATCGCCTACCTCACCGCCGACAAGGCCCGCCGCCCCGCCGACGGCGAGCTGCTGCTGGAGACCGTGGGCCTGACCAAGTCCTACGCCGGCGCCGACGGCGAACTGCCCGTCCTGTCCGGCATCGACCTCCAGGTCCGGGCCGGCGAGATCGTCGCCCTGCTCGGCAGGTCCGGCTCGGGCAAGTCCACCCTGCTGCGCTGCCTGGCCGGCCTCGTCCCGGCCAGCTCCGGCACCGTCACCTACAAGGGCACGCCGCTGACCGGAGCCAACCCCGGCACCGCCATGGTCTTCCAGACCTTCGCCCTGCTGCCCTGGCTGACCGTGCAGCAGAACGTGGAACTGGGCCTGGAGGCCAAAGGCGTGCCCGCCGTCGAGCGCGCCGACGCCGCCCGCCAGGCCATCGACCTGATCGGCCTGGACGGCTTCGAGTCCGCCTACCCCAAGGAGCTGTCCGGCGGCATGCGCCAGCGCGTCGGCTTCGCCCGCGCCCTGGTCGTCGAGCCTGATGTGCTGATGATGGACGAGCCGTTCTCCGCCCTCGACGTCCTCACCGCCGAGAACCTGCGCGGCGAGCTGATGGAGCTGTGGGAGTCCGGGCAGTTCCCCACCCGCGCTATCGTCCTGGTCACCCACAACATCGAAGAGGCCGTCCTGATGGCCGACCGGATCGTCGTCCTCGGTGCCCGCCCCTACGGCACCATCCGCGAGGTCTTCGACGTCGGCCTGAACCGTCCCCGCGACCGCAACGCGCCCGCCTTCGAGGAACTCATCGACCGCGTCTACCGCACGATGACCGGTCGGCAGAAGGAGACCCGCACCCCGGGCCGCCACGAGCCGGCCGCCCTGGACAGGCGCAGCCCCGCCAACACCCCGCTGCCCCCGGCAAGCGTCGATGGACTGTCGGGCCTGGCCGAGATGGTCCTCAACCGGGCTGGCCGCTGCGACCTGGCCGACCTCGCCGACGAGCTCGGCCTGGAGATCGACGACCTCATGCCCCAGGTCGACGCCCTCGACCTGCTCGGCTTCACCACCCTCAGCGGCGACGACCTGGTGCTGACCGGCACCGGCACCGCGTTCGCCGGCGCCGACGTCCAGGAATCGAAGAAGATCTTCGCCAATGCGGTCCGCAACGCCCCCCTGGTCACCCTGATCACCAAGAGCCTGTGCCAGAACCCCGCCGGCACCCTGCGCGCCGGCTTCCTCCGCGACCTGCTGGCCCACCACTTCACCGTCGAGCAGGTCACCCGCCAACTGGAGACCGCCACCGACTGGGGCCGCTACGCCGAGCTCTACTCCTACGACGCCGAACCCCAGGAATACCGCCTCAACGAGAGCGACGACACACGCCACCCCGCCGCCAGAGGGCAGCACTGA
- a CDS encoding ArsR/SmtB family transcription factor has translation METQVAWDEEQAERSVAVLKAVADPSRYRLLWALSERELPVSGLAELIGAHVAAVSQHLAKLRAAGLVVSRREGTRIFYRAAGPQVRALLVGAVLAANEGAAPDAGDGGGHGGEVAAVLERGAAAGRPTVARVVPGR, from the coding sequence ATGGAGACGCAAGTAGCGTGGGATGAGGAGCAGGCCGAGCGGTCCGTGGCGGTGCTCAAGGCGGTGGCCGACCCGTCGCGGTATCGGCTGCTGTGGGCGCTGAGCGAGCGGGAGTTGCCGGTCAGCGGCCTGGCGGAGCTGATCGGCGCGCATGTGGCGGCGGTCTCCCAGCACTTGGCGAAGCTGCGTGCGGCTGGTCTCGTGGTCTCGCGGCGGGAAGGCACGCGGATCTTCTACCGGGCTGCCGGCCCGCAGGTGCGGGCACTGTTGGTGGGCGCGGTGCTGGCGGCGAACGAGGGTGCGGCCCCGGATGCGGGGGATGGCGGGGGGCACGGCGGCGAGGTGGCCGCCGTGCTGGAGCGGGGTGCTGCGGCAGGGCGGCCCACGGTGGCGCGGGTGGTCCCGGGGCGGTGA
- a CDS encoding SDR family NAD(P)-dependent oxidoreductase, whose amino-acid sequence MTDPVVLITGALTGIGRATALAYARHGANLVVSGRHEDVGEQLARELSDLGAPTEFVRADVRFDTEVQDLVDRAVARFGRIDVAFNNAGTEGTPGPVTEVTDEGYQATFDTNVKGTLLCLKHEFRVMREQGGGSIVNVSSTFGLMGYPGATLYVGSKHAVVGITKAAALEGADHGIRVNAVAPGYTRTAMYERFTGDDTARDAVDSVLPMHRAGTPEEIAEAVRFLASDEASYVTGHILVVDGGLMAGGPLT is encoded by the coding sequence GTGACCGATCCCGTCGTCCTCATCACGGGCGCGCTCACCGGCATCGGCCGCGCCACCGCCTTGGCGTACGCCCGGCACGGCGCGAACCTCGTGGTCTCCGGCCGCCACGAGGACGTGGGTGAGCAGCTTGCCAGGGAGCTCTCCGACCTCGGCGCCCCGACCGAGTTCGTACGGGCCGACGTCCGCTTCGACACCGAGGTGCAGGACCTCGTCGACCGCGCGGTCGCACGGTTCGGGCGGATCGACGTCGCCTTCAACAACGCCGGCACCGAGGGGACACCGGGCCCTGTCACCGAGGTGACCGACGAGGGCTACCAGGCCACCTTCGACACCAATGTCAAGGGGACGCTGCTCTGCCTGAAGCACGAGTTCCGGGTCATGAGGGAGCAGGGCGGCGGCAGCATCGTCAATGTCAGCTCCACCTTCGGCCTGATGGGTTACCCCGGGGCGACCCTGTACGTCGGGAGCAAGCATGCCGTCGTCGGCATCACCAAGGCGGCCGCGCTCGAAGGCGCCGACCACGGTATCCGGGTCAACGCGGTCGCGCCCGGCTACACCCGGACCGCCATGTACGAGCGGTTCACCGGCGACGACACGGCGCGTGACGCGGTCGACTCGGTGCTGCCCATGCACCGGGCGGGCACCCCGGAGGAGATCGCCGAGGCCGTCCGGTTCCTGGCTTCGGACGAGGCAAGCTATGTCACCGGGCACATCCTCGTGGTCGACGGTGGCCTGATGGCGGGCGGGCCCCTCACCTAG
- a CDS encoding DUF4832 domain-containing protein, producing MTPRRVVSLLALLATLLFCTALPATAAQGGPPPRPPVSSPVDSSLATHSYGYADTPVGQPMKGIAPYLFPGDNYDAKFPGGVLWSYFALNEVMKDPSDCNTFDWTIFDKALDEAAVWGRQLAFRFYVEYPGGTASHPANGIPPCLNGKAAMRTNGFWGTVSPDYDDPHTIEAFTNFVNAFAARYDRSGPGGTADPRIAFMTAGLVGLWGEWHTWPYDRDTSDGYPDLFPTDATVAKLVGAFSKAIRNIPVEIRYGDLAGLAGASTIGLHDDSWDYKEFRDSGLGGMTLPQSMGGWSDAFLQRALDGGTENRWTTASVGGEARPEIQGQIYSTWPGGSGQVDNTLAATELTHVTWMINQTGAGSYSTTDPKVAAGVRRMGYNLYVPHADFNSPTGSSLKVGVTMQNDGVAPFYQPWTVQLGLQDAAGKLVRSWDTPWDLRTVQPLKIRAFPDWNVGADPTYLDYGRPVNFGATVDTTGVPAGSYTLVMRVHNPLDAVTPQVLKSRPAAQRLSDDVISHYRAPYPLMFANANQRADGWLNLGSLGVGGGGGGDTTPPTAPTLTATGHTAASVSLSWSGATDNVGVTGYDVYRSGSLVGSTASTTYTDTGLTAGTAYSYTVRARDAAGNVSADSNRVTVTTDTGSGGSSGGGDGGTPPTGLVVDNFDGTPPYPSSALNDLGRWTGGNSFLNGGGAGEVTGGALVLQYSNGGWFGSDIYTDVSDRHDLVLRLKGAHGGEEGDFQLSLGGVTKVFKDFVLADGSHPKVTGSFTDIRIPLAANGINASAPGQLSMGFWYGGSSTLSIDSLSFQ from the coding sequence ATGACGCCACGAAGGGTGGTGTCGTTGCTGGCGTTGCTGGCGACGCTCCTCTTCTGCACGGCTCTCCCGGCCACCGCCGCTCAGGGCGGTCCGCCCCCGCGTCCCCCGGTCTCCTCTCCGGTGGACTCCAGCCTGGCCACCCACAGCTACGGCTATGCCGACACCCCCGTCGGCCAGCCGATGAAGGGCATCGCCCCGTACCTGTTCCCCGGCGACAACTACGACGCCAAGTTCCCCGGCGGGGTGCTGTGGAGCTACTTCGCCCTCAACGAGGTGATGAAGGACCCCTCGGACTGCAACACATTCGACTGGACCATCTTCGACAAGGCGCTCGACGAGGCCGCGGTCTGGGGTCGCCAGCTGGCCTTCCGGTTCTATGTGGAGTACCCCGGCGGCACCGCCTCGCACCCTGCCAACGGTATCCCGCCCTGCCTCAACGGCAAGGCCGCGATGCGGACCAACGGCTTCTGGGGGACCGTCAGCCCGGACTACGACGACCCGCACACCATCGAGGCGTTCACCAACTTCGTCAACGCCTTCGCCGCGCGCTATGACCGCAGTGGTCCCGGCGGCACCGCGGACCCCCGGATCGCCTTTATGACCGCCGGCCTGGTCGGGCTGTGGGGTGAGTGGCACACCTGGCCCTACGATCGGGACACCTCGGACGGGTACCCCGACCTCTTCCCCACCGACGCGACCGTCGCCAAGCTGGTCGGCGCCTTCTCCAAGGCCATCCGCAACATCCCGGTGGAGATCCGGTACGGGGACCTGGCCGGACTCGCCGGTGCGTCCACCATCGGCCTGCATGACGACTCCTGGGACTACAAGGAGTTCCGCGACAGCGGTCTGGGCGGGATGACCCTGCCGCAGTCCATGGGCGGCTGGTCCGACGCATTCCTCCAGCGGGCGCTGGACGGCGGCACCGAGAACCGGTGGACCACCGCGTCGGTCGGCGGCGAGGCCCGGCCGGAGATCCAGGGCCAGATCTACAGCACCTGGCCCGGTGGCAGCGGCCAGGTCGACAACACCCTGGCCGCGACCGAGCTCACCCACGTCACCTGGATGATCAACCAGACCGGGGCCGGGAGCTACAGCACCACCGATCCCAAGGTGGCCGCGGGCGTCCGCAGGATGGGTTACAACCTCTACGTCCCGCACGCCGACTTCAACAGCCCGACCGGCTCGTCCCTCAAGGTCGGGGTGACCATGCAGAACGACGGCGTCGCGCCCTTCTACCAGCCCTGGACCGTCCAGTTGGGCCTCCAGGACGCCGCCGGGAAGCTGGTCAGGAGCTGGGACACCCCGTGGGACCTGCGCACCGTCCAGCCGCTGAAGATCCGGGCCTTCCCGGACTGGAACGTCGGGGCCGACCCGACCTACCTCGACTACGGCCGACCGGTGAACTTCGGGGCCACGGTCGACACCACCGGGGTCCCGGCGGGGAGCTACACCCTGGTGATGCGCGTGCACAACCCGCTGGACGCCGTCACTCCCCAGGTCCTGAAGTCGCGCCCCGCAGCCCAGCGGCTCAGCGACGACGTCATCTCCCACTACCGCGCGCCGTACCCGCTGATGTTCGCCAACGCCAACCAGCGCGCCGACGGCTGGCTGAACCTGGGCTCCCTCGGGGTCGGCGGGGGCGGCGGCGGTGACACCACGCCGCCGACGGCACCGACGCTGACCGCGACCGGCCACACCGCCGCCTCGGTGTCGCTGAGCTGGTCCGGGGCCACCGACAACGTCGGCGTCACCGGGTACGACGTCTACCGGTCCGGCAGCCTGGTGGGCTCCACCGCGAGCACCACGTACACCGACACCGGGCTCACCGCCGGAACGGCGTACAGCTACACCGTGCGGGCCCGGGACGCGGCCGGCAATGTGTCCGCCGACAGCAACCGGGTCACCGTGACCACCGACACCGGCAGCGGTGGCAGCAGCGGTGGCGGTGATGGCGGCACACCGCCGACCGGGCTGGTGGTCGACAACTTCGACGGGACGCCGCCCTACCCGTCGTCCGCGCTGAACGACCTGGGCAGGTGGACCGGCGGCAACAGCTTCCTCAACGGCGGCGGTGCGGGCGAGGTGACCGGCGGGGCGCTGGTCCTCCAGTACAGCAACGGCGGCTGGTTCGGCAGCGACATCTACACCGACGTCTCGGACAGGCACGACCTGGTCCTGCGGCTCAAGGGCGCGCACGGCGGAGAGGAAGGCGACTTCCAGCTGTCGCTGGGGGGCGTGACCAAGGTGTTCAAGGACTTCGTCCTCGCCGACGGCAGCCACCCGAAGGTGACCGGCTCCTTCACCGACATCAGGATCCCGCTCGCCGCCAACGGCATCAACGCGAGCGCTCCGGGCCAGCTGTCCATGGGCTTCTGGTACGGAGGGAGCAGCACCCTGAGCATCGACTCGCTGTCCTTCCAGTAA
- a CDS encoding ROK family protein has translation MASSVAGNRSLLRRMNSLALLLELRRGPRTISHLTEATGLSRTTAEAVLGDLVQLGWAATAAPEERSGRPVMGRPAVSYRFAGEAGRLLSADIGAHHIHTVVADLQGTVLSSHTLAVSEQDPAADRLRSTRSAMTAALKEADTRAEDLWAVAIGSPGVITDGGVRHFGGEGMPGWIGLDLAAAFAEDFDCPVLVEGDCALGTVAEHRLGAARGARDVVYILCGNRTGAGIIANGDLYRGHRGGTGIIGELPQLRWRELELETYSGRPPATGRPTRHEMFTAARQGDAEALKAVSAFAEALSVGIAAMILAIDPELVVLGGGSSNSADLFVDLVRDNLHRLCPLMPAVAVSTLGGDAVALGGIQIAWSHVDAALARAVEQGLAFPPATPEFVRDRG, from the coding sequence ATGGCATCGAGCGTGGCGGGGAACCGCTCCCTGCTGCGGCGGATGAACTCGCTCGCACTCCTCCTTGAGCTGCGCCGGGGACCCCGGACGATCAGTCACCTCACCGAGGCCACCGGCCTCTCCCGGACCACGGCGGAGGCCGTGCTGGGCGATCTGGTCCAGCTCGGCTGGGCCGCCACCGCCGCCCCCGAGGAACGGTCCGGTCGGCCGGTGATGGGCCGACCCGCCGTCAGCTACCGCTTCGCCGGTGAGGCCGGACGACTGCTCTCGGCCGACATCGGCGCCCACCACATCCACACCGTCGTCGCCGACCTCCAGGGCACCGTGCTGTCCTCGCACACGCTCGCGGTCTCGGAGCAGGATCCCGCCGCCGACCGGCTGCGCAGTACCCGCAGCGCCATGACCGCGGCTCTCAAGGAGGCCGACACCCGGGCCGAGGACCTGTGGGCGGTCGCCATCGGCTCACCCGGCGTGATCACCGACGGTGGCGTACGGCACTTCGGCGGCGAGGGCATGCCCGGGTGGATCGGGCTCGACCTCGCCGCAGCCTTCGCCGAGGACTTCGACTGCCCGGTCCTCGTCGAGGGCGACTGCGCCCTGGGAACCGTCGCCGAGCACCGGCTGGGAGCGGCCCGGGGCGCCCGCGACGTGGTCTACATCCTGTGCGGGAACCGCACCGGCGCGGGCATCATCGCCAACGGCGACCTCTACCGGGGACACCGCGGCGGGACCGGGATCATCGGCGAACTGCCCCAACTGCGCTGGCGCGAGCTGGAACTCGAGACCTACTCCGGTCGGCCCCCGGCCACCGGCCGGCCGACCAGGCACGAGATGTTCACCGCGGCCCGGCAGGGCGACGCCGAGGCCCTCAAGGCCGTCAGCGCCTTCGCCGAAGCCCTCTCCGTCGGCATCGCGGCGATGATCCTCGCCATCGACCCGGAGCTGGTGGTCCTCGGCGGCGGCAGCTCCAACTCCGCGGACCTCTTTGTCGACCTGGTACGGGACAACCTCCACCGGCTCTGCCCGCTGATGCCGGCCGTCGCCGTCTCCACCCTGGGCGGCGACGCGGTGGCACTCGGCGGCATCCAGATCGCCTGGAGCCATGTCGACGCGGCCCTGGCCCGAGCCGTGGAGCAGGGCCTGGCATTTCCTCCGGCGACCCCCGAGTTCGTCCGGGACCGCGGGTGA